In Aureibaculum algae, the following are encoded in one genomic region:
- a CDS encoding glycoside hydrolase family 5 protein, producing MKSRIFKKSNNLKLIIIGVSALFVFLSSCGQSNETPTIKDPIPVQDLQPDLPTATVDSSMHGIGEARDITSFELVAEMGVGWNLGNSFDVVSKDKTDWGNPLPNKAIIDAVSEMGFKTLRIPVTWEWNQSAIAPYQIELNYLERIKKIIDYGLENQMHVIIDLHHDNEWAKPIPSLAVNVNKRLHSLWTQVATYFKEYNESLIFEVMNEPRIKNIPQEWTGGTLEGRNIINDYLKTSVDAIRATGGNNAKRHLMIPTWAASTSPDAMNGLVIPNNDPKIIISLHSYFPYLFALEGQGTWGSAQDKADLRAEFDKIRQKWIVEEKRPVILGEWATKKTIAVKNRIEYAAFYAKEATARDLLTILWDDGGDYQLFNRNTLTWTSVEQAETIIKNAVK from the coding sequence ATGAAATCAAGAATTTTTAAGAAATCCAACAATCTAAAACTTATAATTATTGGCGTATCTGCTTTGTTCGTATTCCTTTCTTCTTGTGGTCAATCAAATGAAACACCAACGATTAAAGACCCAATCCCTGTTCAAGATCTACAACCCGACCTGCCCACTGCTACGGTAGACTCAAGTATGCACGGAATTGGTGAGGCTCGTGATATTACTTCCTTTGAATTGGTTGCTGAAATGGGTGTAGGATGGAATCTAGGAAATAGTTTTGATGTGGTTTCCAAAGATAAAACCGATTGGGGAAATCCACTTCCCAACAAAGCAATAATTGATGCCGTAAGTGAGATGGGATTCAAAACGCTAAGAATACCTGTTACTTGGGAGTGGAATCAAAGTGCTATTGCACCTTATCAAATTGAACTAAATTACCTTGAAAGAATTAAAAAAATAATTGATTACGGTTTAGAAAATCAAATGCACGTAATAATAGATTTACACCATGATAATGAGTGGGCCAAACCTATACCATCTTTAGCCGTGAATGTTAATAAGCGTTTGCACAGTCTTTGGACACAAGTTGCTACCTATTTTAAAGAATACAATGAATCTTTAATTTTTGAAGTAATGAACGAACCTAGAATCAAAAACATTCCGCAGGAATGGACTGGAGGTACTCTTGAGGGGCGAAATATTATTAACGATTATCTTAAAACATCAGTAGATGCTATAAGAGCAACTGGTGGTAACAACGCTAAAAGGCATCTTATGATACCTACTTGGGCAGCAAGCACTTCTCCTGACGCAATGAACGGATTAGTTATTCCAAATAACGACCCAAAGATTATTATTTCTTTGCACTCTTATTTTCCCTATTTGTTTGCCCTAGAAGGTCAAGGAACATGGGGGTCTGCTCAAGACAAAGCAGATTTGAGAGCCGAGTTTGATAAAATTAGACAAAAATGGATTGTTGAAGAAAAACGCCCTGTTATATTGGGAGAATGGGCAACAAAAAAGACTATAGCGGTTAAAAATCGTATTGAATATGCTGCGTTTTATGCTAAAGAAGCAACTGCAAGAGATTTATTAACCATTCTGTGGGATGATGGCGGTGATTATCAATTGTTTAATCGAAATACTTTAACTTGGACTTCAGTAGAACAGGCAGAAACAATAATTAAAAACGCGGTTAAATAG